A region from the Candidatus Desulfatibia profunda genome encodes:
- a CDS encoding SPASM domain-containing protein, which translates to STNSASYMGLCRRNAEQVQLTVEERSIAMEELLNLSEKYNGRISATAGPLAEASSWNMMEEARQAGKKDDFEGGFLSACGGPMNTIAVRADGVLVPCIQMSHIELGRINRDDLKTVWQKHPELKRLRGRYNIPLSDFEFCKGCEYIDYCTGNCPALAYLILGDENHPSPDACLKRFLKAGGRLPG; encoded by the coding sequence TTTCTACCAATTCAGCGTCATATATGGGACTTTGCCGCCGGAATGCCGAACAGGTCCAACTTACGGTTGAAGAGCGTAGTATTGCGATGGAGGAGCTTTTAAACTTAAGTGAAAAATACAACGGAAGAATCAGCGCCACCGCAGGCCCCTTAGCCGAGGCCAGTAGTTGGAATATGATGGAAGAGGCCCGGCAGGCTGGAAAAAAAGATGACTTTGAGGGAGGATTTCTTTCAGCTTGTGGCGGACCGATGAATACGATTGCCGTGCGGGCTGACGGAGTACTGGTGCCATGCATTCAGATGAGCCATATTGAGTTGGGGCGCATCAATCGGGATGATCTTAAAACGGTTTGGCAAAAACATCCGGAGCTTAAGCGATTGAGAGGACGCTACAATATTCCTTTGAGCGATTTCGAATTTTGCAAAGGCTGCGAGTATATCGACTATTGCACCGGGAACTGTCCGGCCCTGGCATATTTGATTCTGGGAGATGAAAATCATCCAAGTCCCGATGCCTGTCTAAAACGGTTTTTAAAAGCAGGAGGACGACTCCCCGGATAG
- a CDS encoding nucleotidyltransferase family protein translates to MVSWWDIVKFIRCLSRRHLKRAEKGYVRRFVKKDVPWDNLAALAELDGVAGFFYYHLRDLDLFDAVSKTALKRFESRYNQTKEYTLAVIANARALAGKLEQTGIPIMALQGLSLARLYGDVGLRPLGDADFMVKPDHKERFKQLLGQAGYYATNPAYPDILYKGDFIVDIHIHILNLDRIHNRRHIFPADLTPMWERAVPFFEQQDGLLLPDPFDNVVALAAHALKHSYSRLIWLVDIHEYLLELAGIPGGWGEVVARARFWQQERIVLYALILVQRLFGLQVPLQVKRELGINRLSILEKHILRLKLKGFSSRELCYVLWLCNLEGTGNKLKFIKETVFPKDEVMAQIIQDKSWSGKRSGYFRRAAEIISLASNDLYRAFTFSFETGGDE, encoded by the coding sequence ATGGTAAGCTGGTGGGATATTGTTAAATTTATTCGCTGCTTATCAAGGCGGCATCTTAAGCGGGCTGAGAAGGGTTATGTGCGGCGCTTTGTTAAGAAGGATGTACCTTGGGACAATTTAGCGGCCTTGGCGGAATTGGACGGGGTTGCCGGGTTTTTTTATTATCACCTGAGAGATCTGGACCTCTTTGATGCTGTTTCGAAAACGGCCTTAAAACGTTTCGAAAGCAGATATAATCAGACAAAAGAATATACCCTTGCAGTTATTGCCAACGCCAGGGCACTTGCGGGCAAGCTGGAACAAACCGGAATTCCGATTATGGCCCTGCAGGGCCTGTCCCTTGCCAGGCTATACGGCGATGTTGGGCTCAGGCCTCTGGGTGATGCGGACTTTATGGTCAAACCGGATCATAAAGAACGTTTTAAACAATTGTTAGGGCAAGCCGGATACTATGCGACCAATCCCGCCTATCCGGATATCCTTTACAAGGGTGATTTTATAGTTGACATTCACATCCATATCTTGAATCTGGACCGCATTCATAATCGGCGGCATATCTTTCCGGCAGACCTTACCCCCATGTGGGAAAGGGCCGTACCCTTTTTTGAGCAACAGGATGGTCTCTTACTTCCGGACCCTTTTGACAATGTTGTAGCTTTGGCCGCTCATGCTCTGAAGCACAGCTATTCCCGGCTGATTTGGCTGGTGGACATTCACGAATACCTGCTGGAATTAGCCGGCATCCCCGGCGGATGGGGAGAGGTTGTAGCACGAGCACGATTCTGGCAACAGGAAAGAATTGTGCTTTATGCCCTGATTTTGGTGCAGAGACTTTTTGGCCTGCAAGTACCCTTGCAGGTAAAGCGGGAGCTGGGAATCAACAGGCTGAGCATCCTGGAAAAACATATCCTGCGCCTTAAGCTTAAGGGTTTTTCTTCAAGAGAACTTTGCTATGTATTGTGGCTTTGCAATTTAGAGGGAACAGGTAATAAACTCAAATTTATCAAAGAAACTGTTTTTCCCAAAGACGAGGTAATGGCTCAGATAATCCAAGATAAATCATGGTCCGGCAAAAGATCAGGTTACTTCAGGAGGGCTGCGGAGATTATCAGCCTGGCAAGTAACGATTTGTACCGGGCGTTTACATTCTCTTTTGAGACAGGCGGGGATGAATAG
- a CDS encoding radical SAM protein, producing the protein MADQETCYPLTSLYLYLTDRCNLSCSHCWISPEFSQLRQNGIPLDSLKKTISEAGALGLGSVKLTGGEPLLYRQLDELLIFLKSKELTIYIETNGTLIDQKMIKSFQAAGVEQISVSLDAATEEIHNKIRGIKGSYALTMQGLHRLSGSGLQFQIIMTLQRKNRGEIPAMILLSKKLGACSLKINHLLPCGRGKDVFDQKENLDLDELTQLYRLVEEEWPRPDTIEIEFDLPVALRSIEDIKRRGLNECRILNILGILANGDFSICGIGQTVEELRMGNLLHDSVTEVWHNNPILIELRQSITSRLKGACGGCIFKFQCLGGCRANAYFLTKDLHAPYFLCQQYYESGLFPSSRYIG; encoded by the coding sequence ATGGCTGATCAGGAAACATGCTACCCACTGACAAGCCTTTACCTTTATCTCACCGATCGCTGTAATCTAAGTTGCTCCCACTGCTGGATCTCTCCCGAATTTTCACAGCTTCGGCAAAACGGTATTCCCCTGGATTCTCTGAAAAAAACAATTTCAGAGGCCGGAGCATTAGGCCTTGGTAGTGTCAAGCTTACCGGCGGAGAACCGCTTTTATACCGGCAACTGGATGAACTGCTCATATTTTTGAAATCAAAAGAGTTAACCATTTATATCGAAACAAACGGGACACTGATAGATCAAAAGATGATCAAATCTTTCCAGGCCGCCGGAGTGGAGCAAATTTCCGTCAGCCTGGATGCAGCCACGGAAGAAATTCATAATAAAATCAGAGGAATCAAAGGCAGCTATGCTCTCACCATGCAAGGCCTGCACCGCCTTTCCGGCAGCGGCTTGCAATTCCAAATTATCATGACCTTACAACGCAAGAACCGCGGCGAGATACCGGCTATGATTTTATTGAGCAAAAAACTGGGGGCCTGTTCTTTGAAAATAAATCATCTGCTTCCATGCGGGCGAGGAAAAGATGTTTTTGATCAAAAAGAAAATTTGGATTTAGATGAATTAACCCAACTTTACCGGCTAGTGGAAGAAGAATGGCCGCGACCGGACACCATCGAAATTGAATTCGATCTTCCAGTGGCGTTAAGGTCTATTGAAGATATCAAACGCCGCGGGCTCAATGAATGCCGAATTTTGAATATTCTGGGGATTCTCGCCAACGGAGACTTTTCCATCTGCGGCATCGGCCAGACGGTTGAAGAACTAAGAATGGGTAATCTCTTACACGATTCCGTTACTGAAGTTTGGCATAACAACCCCATTCTAATAGAATTGCGTCAATCCATCACCAGTAGGCTCAAGGGAGCCTGCGGCGGCTGTATTTTTAAGTTTCAGTGCCTGGGAGGCTGCCGGGCGAATGCTTACTTTCTTACCAAGGATCTGCATGCACCCTATTTTTTGTGCCAACAATACTATGAATCCGGCCTCTTCCCATCATCAAGATATATCGGATGA
- a CDS encoding PqqD family protein yields the protein MNSAKRYIKNNNIVFREEDDGAFLFDPDTGNLKYLNKSAKETFLMIDGQNDSSQITNRLLKLYPDEDSEQVRNDVESFLQELLSNNFVFHTGGN from the coding sequence ATGAATTCTGCTAAACGATATATAAAAAATAACAACATCGTTTTCAGAGAAGAAGATGACGGGGCTTTTTTGTTTGATCCGGATACAGGCAATTTGAAATACCTGAACAAATCCGCCAAAGAGACCTTTTTGATGATAGACGGTCAAAATGATTCGAGCCAGATAACCAATCGCCTGCTAAAACTATACCCGGATGAGGACTCCGAACAGGTCCGTAATGACGTAGAAAGTTTCCTGCAGGAACTGCTGTCGAATAACTTTGTCTTCCATACGGGAGGCAATTAA
- a CDS encoding PqqD family protein, giving the protein MDAKKSRLTDRRRFISLLSGIFSGLLLTKPGGVQATKSEIKKFLTNIETDLLARSRPSKHPLVTWEHYGDGIRLYGKQQGETHPFCALNLVGKTIWEYCNGKNTPWEISRLIHQKYLVSHQQAYAECLAFIAVLNTKGAVQL; this is encoded by the coding sequence ATGGATGCAAAGAAAAGTAGATTAACTGACCGCAGACGTTTCATCTCACTTTTGTCCGGGATATTTTCCGGTCTCCTGCTGACAAAACCCGGAGGTGTGCAGGCAACAAAATCAGAAATTAAAAAATTTCTGACAAACATTGAGACAGATTTGCTGGCAAGATCCAGGCCTTCAAAGCATCCTTTAGTTACCTGGGAACATTATGGAGACGGAATCCGACTTTACGGAAAACAACAGGGCGAAACGCATCCATTTTGCGCCCTGAACCTGGTTGGCAAGACCATCTGGGAATACTGTAACGGCAAGAATACTCCCTGGGAAATCTCCAGGTTGATTCATCAGAAATATCTTGTCTCCCACCAGCAGGCCTATGCTGAATGCCTTGCTTTCATAGCCGTCCTGAACACAAAAGGTGCGGTTCAACTGTAA